One part of the Lapillicoccus jejuensis genome encodes these proteins:
- a CDS encoding phosphotransferase, whose amino-acid sequence MTTRAGDRSDGTTVWATPAWRERATAWADDELAAQGVRRTGAVEQPHLRPWSTVLRLPTSAGSVWLKAPGPGLASEVGLYPVLARWAPEHVLVPYAVDAERRWLLLPDGGEVLGRRLTPEAADRWHLALAGYARLQQRVSRAADLLVAAGAPDHRPQRLTALLEEVADDAAAVTVTDEEREVVARARRERGRVEELAGVLADDGTPPTVQHDDLHRDNVFAHGPRVFDWGDAVVAHPYASLLVALRDTAAPYGVGLEDPRVLAARDAYLAPYGGPTAATLRVVEAARTVGILSRTASWLRALAPLPPHEAADVREAPYRWLAMLADGESL is encoded by the coding sequence GTGACGACCCGGGCCGGGGACCGCTCGGACGGGACGACCGTCTGGGCGACCCCGGCCTGGCGCGAGCGCGCGACTGCGTGGGCGGACGACGAGCTCGCCGCCCAAGGGGTACGCCGCACCGGCGCCGTCGAGCAGCCGCACCTGCGGCCGTGGTCGACGGTGCTGCGGCTGCCGACGAGCGCGGGGTCGGTGTGGCTCAAGGCCCCCGGGCCCGGGCTGGCCTCGGAGGTCGGGCTCTACCCCGTCCTCGCCCGCTGGGCGCCCGAGCACGTGCTCGTCCCCTACGCCGTCGACGCCGAGCGACGGTGGCTGCTGCTGCCCGACGGCGGCGAGGTGCTCGGGCGGCGGCTCACGCCCGAGGCCGCGGACCGCTGGCACCTCGCGCTGGCCGGGTACGCGCGGCTCCAGCAGCGGGTGTCCCGCGCCGCCGACCTGCTCGTCGCCGCCGGCGCGCCGGACCACCGCCCGCAGCGGCTGACCGCGCTGCTCGAGGAGGTCGCCGACGACGCGGCCGCCGTCACGGTCACCGACGAGGAGCGCGAGGTCGTCGCCCGGGCCCGCCGCGAGCGCGGCCGGGTCGAGGAGCTCGCCGGGGTGCTCGCCGACGACGGGACGCCGCCGACGGTGCAGCACGACGACCTGCACCGCGACAACGTCTTCGCCCACGGCCCGCGCGTCTTCGACTGGGGCGACGCGGTCGTCGCCCACCCGTACGCCTCGCTGCTCGTCGCGCTGCGCGACACCGCGGCGCCGTACGGGGTCGGGCTGGAGGACCCGCGCGTGCTCGCCGCGCGGGACGCCTACCTCGCGCCGTACGGCGGCCCGACCGCCGCCACCCTGCGCGTCGTCGAGGCCGCCCGCACGGTCGGCATCCTCAGCCGCACCGCCAGCTGGCTGCGGGCGCTGGCGCCGCTGCCGCCGCACGAGGCGGCCGATGTGCGCGAGGCGCCGTACCGGTGGCTGGCGATGCTCGCCGACGGCGAGAGCCTCTGA
- a CDS encoding mechanosensitive ion channel family protein, whose translation MVDQLLLSLSGLVRAAAPDTGGTGFWHWVLGTPLLIVVTLVGAVVLRWVLHRVIDRMVAGATSRSAARLTTIPGRAGRALAAAAGAAHERHVQRTQTMGSLLRSITTFLVYGIALLTVMSLVGLPLGPLLASAGVGGVALGFGAQSLVKDFLSGIFMIVEDQYGVGDVVDSGEVVGTVEEVSLRVTRLRDANGVVWYVRNGEILRIGNKSQGWSTAIVDLPVSARQDIPRVLAVVTQALAGLEDEEPWDDSLLEAPNVVGVESVVGGVATVRVIAKCAPNDNFGVQREIRERALRAFEEHGVAVPVTVLPPAP comes from the coding sequence GTGGTTGACCAGCTCCTGCTGTCGCTGTCCGGCCTGGTGCGCGCGGCCGCCCCCGACACCGGGGGTACCGGCTTCTGGCACTGGGTGCTCGGGACCCCGTTGCTCATCGTCGTCACCCTCGTGGGGGCGGTGGTGCTGCGCTGGGTGCTGCACCGGGTCATCGACCGCATGGTGGCCGGCGCCACCAGCCGCAGCGCCGCCCGGCTGACGACCATCCCCGGTCGCGCCGGGCGGGCGCTGGCGGCGGCCGCCGGCGCCGCCCACGAGCGGCACGTGCAGCGCACCCAGACCATGGGCTCGCTGCTGCGCAGCATCACGACGTTCCTCGTCTACGGGATCGCGCTGCTGACGGTGATGTCGCTCGTCGGCCTGCCCCTCGGGCCGCTGCTCGCGTCCGCCGGCGTCGGCGGGGTGGCCCTGGGCTTCGGCGCGCAGAGCCTGGTCAAGGACTTCCTCTCCGGGATCTTCATGATCGTCGAGGACCAGTACGGCGTCGGTGACGTCGTCGACAGCGGCGAGGTCGTCGGCACCGTCGAGGAGGTCTCGCTGCGGGTGACCCGGCTGCGCGACGCCAACGGCGTCGTCTGGTACGTCCGCAACGGCGAGATCCTCCGGATCGGCAACAAGAGCCAGGGCTGGTCGACGGCGATCGTCGACCTGCCCGTCTCGGCCCGCCAGGACATCCCCCGGGTCCTCGCCGTCGTCACGCAGGCGCTCGCCGGCCTGGAGGACGAGGAGCCCTGGGACGACTCGCTGCTCGAGGCGCCGAACGTCGTCGGCGTCGAGTCGGTCGTCGGCGGCGTGGCCACCGTGCGGGTCATCGCCAAGTGCGCGCCGAACGACAACTTCGGCGTCCAGCGCGAGATCCGCGAGCGGGCCCTGCGCGCCTTCGAGGAGCACGGCGTCGCCGTGCCGGTCACCGTCCTGCCGCCCGCCCCCTGA
- a CDS encoding VOC family protein → MPIARRPVVVLDCPDPLALATFYAGLLGGEVRDDGDWAELQLGDWPPLNFQHVDDYRRPSWPGQDAPQQLHLDVVVDDLDAAEEETLALGATKAEHQPGSSFRVFLDPAGHPFCLCVD, encoded by the coding sequence ATGCCGATCGCCCGCCGCCCCGTCGTCGTCCTCGACTGCCCCGACCCGCTGGCCCTGGCCACGTTCTACGCCGGCCTGCTCGGCGGTGAGGTGCGCGACGACGGCGACTGGGCCGAGCTGCAGCTGGGCGACTGGCCGCCGCTGAACTTCCAGCACGTCGACGACTACCGCCGCCCGTCGTGGCCGGGGCAGGACGCGCCGCAGCAGCTGCACCTCGACGTCGTCGTCGACGACCTGGACGCGGCCGAGGAGGAGACCCTGGCCCTGGGTGCGACGAAGGCGGAGCACCAGCCGGGCAGCAGCTTCCGGGTCTTCCTCGACCCCGCCGGCCACCCGTTCTGCCTCTGCGTCGACTAG
- a CDS encoding globin, with translation MSFYEEVGGHPTFARLVQVFYQGVAGDPPLKALYPEEDLGPAEDRLRGFLEQYWGGPTTYSQERGHPRLRMRHMPYAVTPDQRDRWLRHMSDAVDAVVAEGLVDAAHELVLRDYLVRAAHSMVNAFGDEAPVQP, from the coding sequence GTGAGCTTCTACGAGGAGGTCGGCGGGCACCCGACCTTCGCCCGGCTGGTCCAGGTCTTCTACCAGGGCGTCGCCGGCGATCCGCCGCTCAAGGCGCTCTACCCGGAGGAGGACCTCGGCCCGGCCGAGGACCGGCTTCGCGGGTTCCTCGAGCAGTACTGGGGCGGGCCGACGACGTACTCGCAGGAGCGCGGCCACCCGCGGCTGCGGATGCGCCACATGCCGTACGCCGTCACGCCCGACCAGCGCGACCGGTGGCTGCGCCACATGTCCGACGCGGTCGACGCGGTCGTCGCCGAGGGGCTCGTCGACGCCGCGCACGAGCTCGTGCTCCGCGACTACCTCGTGCGCGCCGCCCACTCGATGGTCAACGCCTTCGGCGACGAGGCCCCCGTCCAGCCCTGA
- a CDS encoding glycoside hydrolase family 6 protein produces MSRVLLHRPHRPLARAATVAVLATALGLPFVPSVAAAPTAPRPTAAAAVRATVAVRATAGVRPVAAARTGAGVRSVRGVAVAPAPVRPNPLLGRSLYADSQDWSTTQAMRTGSLSAARLARVPQAKWIGPEDQPAWIADYLGRAQAAGRLPSLVLYAVPGRDCGSYSAGGFTTDAQYLAWVRMVRQTIAGRPTVVVVEPDALAQGSCSGRAADTAARVALLAQAVDILTRDATTAVYLDAGHEWWMSAATAASRLVAAHVQKARGFTLDVSNFYATAGEVAYGQKVVAAVRALVPTADPHFVVDTSRNGNGPAPTGPLDWCNPSGRRLGALPGATTGTPGLDGYLWVKHPGESDGACRPGEPGSGQWYGAWADDVLVRTLLTGAVLP; encoded by the coding sequence ATGTCCCGCGTCCTCCTGCACCGCCCCCACCGTCCCCTCGCGCGCGCCGCGACCGTCGCGGTCCTCGCCACCGCCCTCGGCCTGCCGTTCGTCCCGAGCGTCGCGGCGGCCCCGACCGCCCCGCGCCCGACCGCCGCCGCGGCCGTCCGGGCCACCGTCGCCGTCCGGGCCACCGCCGGGGTCCGGCCCGTCGCGGCCGCCCGGACGGGCGCCGGCGTCCGCAGCGTGCGCGGCGTCGCCGTCGCGCCCGCCCCGGTGCGCCCCAACCCCCTGCTCGGACGCTCGCTCTACGCGGACAGCCAGGACTGGAGCACGACGCAGGCGATGCGGACCGGGAGCCTCAGCGCCGCCCGGCTGGCCCGGGTCCCGCAGGCCAAGTGGATCGGGCCCGAGGACCAGCCGGCCTGGATCGCCGACTACCTGGGCCGGGCCCAGGCCGCCGGCCGGCTGCCCAGCCTCGTCCTCTACGCCGTCCCCGGCCGCGACTGCGGCAGCTACTCGGCGGGCGGCTTCACGACCGACGCGCAGTACCTCGCCTGGGTCCGCATGGTCCGCCAGACCATCGCCGGCCGGCCCACCGTCGTCGTCGTCGAGCCCGACGCCCTGGCCCAGGGCTCCTGCTCCGGTCGGGCCGCCGACACCGCCGCCCGCGTCGCGCTCCTGGCCCAGGCGGTGGACATCCTCACCCGCGACGCCACGACCGCGGTCTACCTCGACGCCGGGCACGAGTGGTGGATGTCCGCCGCGACCGCCGCGAGCCGGCTCGTCGCCGCCCACGTGCAGAAGGCCCGCGGCTTCACCCTCGACGTCTCGAACTTCTACGCGACGGCCGGTGAGGTCGCCTACGGGCAGAAGGTCGTCGCCGCGGTCCGGGCCCTCGTCCCGACGGCCGACCCGCACTTCGTCGTCGACACCTCGCGCAACGGCAACGGCCCCGCCCCGACCGGTCCGCTCGACTGGTGCAACCCGTCCGGCCGCCGGCTCGGCGCCCTGCCCGGGGCGACGACCGGGACGCCCGGCCTCGACGGCTACCTGTGGGTCAAGCACCCGGGGGAGTCCGACGGCGCCTGCCGCCCGGGAGAGCCCGGCTCGGGGCAGTGGTACGGCGCCTGGGCCGACGACGTCCTCGTCCGCACCCTGCTCACCGGCGCCGTCCTGCCCTGA
- a CDS encoding glycoside hydrolase family 13 protein: MTLTDHRPVTATSPAADSPDEGRTWWRHAVIYQVYPRSWADGDGDGIGDLPGITTRLPYLKDLGVDAVWFSPFYTSPQADAGYDVADYRDIDPLFGSLADADAMLAEAKRLGLKVIVDLVPNHSSDEHPWFQAALAAAPGSPERARYLFRDGKGTDGQEPPNNWQSVFGGPAWTRVTEADGTPGQWYLHLFDTKQPDFDWTNPTVRDEFESVLRFWLDRGVAGFRVDVAHGLVKEDGLPDWAERTEMLHSGEEGEGEHRRAPMWDQDGVHEVYEGWRRVLDSYGAPDRILCAEAWVEPAERMALYVRRTEMHQAFNFAFLESLWHAPQLRETIAHSLEAAALVDAPTTWVLSNHDVIRHASRLGLRQDRRRPNGIGADDPQPDAEVGLRRARAATTLMLGLPGAAYLYQGEELGLPDSTDMPDEVRQDPAFVRTGGAEKGRDGCRVPMPWEKDAPALGFNTTGATWLPQPASYADLAVDQQQGRTGSTLELYRSLLATRRELGLGSAHLRWLEGYGDTVVALASVGADRADVAVLTNLGSDPVTLPEGEVLVVSGDLDADGRLPLDTSAWVRLAD, from the coding sequence GTGACCCTCACCGACCACCGTCCCGTGACCGCCACGAGCCCCGCCGCCGACAGCCCCGACGAGGGCCGCACGTGGTGGCGGCACGCCGTGATCTACCAGGTCTACCCGCGCTCGTGGGCCGACGGCGACGGCGACGGCATCGGCGACCTGCCGGGCATCACCACCCGGCTGCCCTACCTCAAGGACCTCGGCGTCGACGCGGTCTGGTTCAGCCCGTTCTACACCTCGCCCCAGGCCGACGCCGGGTACGACGTCGCGGACTACCGCGACATCGACCCGCTCTTCGGCTCCCTCGCGGACGCCGACGCCATGCTCGCCGAGGCCAAGCGCCTGGGGCTGAAGGTCATCGTCGACCTCGTCCCCAACCACTCCTCCGACGAGCACCCGTGGTTCCAGGCCGCGCTCGCCGCCGCGCCCGGCTCGCCGGAGCGCGCCCGCTACCTCTTCCGCGACGGCAAGGGCACGGACGGGCAGGAGCCGCCGAACAACTGGCAGTCCGTCTTCGGCGGCCCGGCGTGGACCCGCGTCACCGAGGCGGACGGCACCCCCGGCCAGTGGTACCTGCACCTGTTCGACACGAAGCAGCCCGACTTCGACTGGACGAACCCCACGGTGCGCGACGAGTTCGAGTCGGTGCTGCGCTTCTGGCTCGACCGCGGCGTCGCCGGCTTCCGCGTCGACGTCGCCCACGGCCTGGTCAAGGAGGACGGATTGCCCGACTGGGCCGAGCGCACCGAGATGCTGCACAGCGGCGAGGAGGGCGAGGGCGAGCACCGTCGCGCCCCGATGTGGGACCAGGACGGCGTCCACGAGGTCTACGAGGGGTGGCGCCGCGTCCTCGACTCGTACGGCGCCCCAGACCGCATCCTGTGCGCCGAGGCCTGGGTCGAGCCGGCCGAGCGGATGGCGCTCTACGTGCGCCGCACCGAGATGCACCAGGCCTTCAACTTCGCCTTCCTCGAGAGCCTGTGGCACGCGCCGCAGCTGCGCGAGACGATCGCGCACTCGCTCGAGGCGGCCGCGCTCGTCGACGCGCCGACGACGTGGGTGCTGTCCAACCACGACGTCATCCGGCACGCCTCGCGGCTCGGTCTGCGCCAGGACCGCCGCCGCCCCAACGGGATCGGCGCCGACGACCCGCAGCCCGACGCCGAGGTCGGCCTGCGCCGGGCCCGCGCGGCGACGACGCTCATGCTCGGCCTGCCGGGGGCGGCGTACCTCTACCAGGGCGAGGAGCTCGGCCTGCCCGACTCCACCGACATGCCCGACGAGGTCCGCCAGGACCCCGCCTTCGTGCGCACCGGCGGTGCCGAGAAGGGCCGCGACGGCTGCCGCGTCCCCATGCCGTGGGAGAAGGACGCCCCCGCGCTCGGCTTCAACACGACCGGCGCGACGTGGCTGCCGCAGCCGGCGTCGTACGCCGACCTCGCGGTCGACCAGCAGCAGGGCCGGACCGGGTCGACGCTCGAGCTCTACCGCTCGCTGCTCGCCACCCGCCGCGAGCTCGGCCTCGGGTCGGCGCACCTGCGTTGGCTCGAGGGGTACGGCGACACGGTCGTGGCCCTCGCGTCGGTGGGCGCCGACCGCGCCGACGTGGCCGTCCTGACCAACCTCGGGTCCGACCCCGTGACGCTGCCCGAGGGCGAGGTGCTCGTCGTGTCCGGTGACCTGGACGCGGACGGGCGGCTGCCGCTCGACACCAGCGCCTGGGTGCGGCTGGCCGACTGA
- a CDS encoding acyl-CoA thioesterase — protein sequence MAEPPSPDPSPDTVDVPLRWSDMDAYGHVNNVQFLRLLEDARVTAFERWFGKDLLDHGVLVTRHEIEYLAPLPFRHAPVAVDLWCTRVTAAAFDLAYDVRDPDGVGDLHYARAATGLVVYDFTRAAPRRLAADERDVLTARLAPAPAFRWRRP from the coding sequence ATGGCCGAGCCCCCCAGCCCCGACCCCTCGCCGGACACCGTGGACGTGCCGCTGCGCTGGTCCGACATGGACGCCTACGGCCACGTCAACAACGTCCAGTTCCTGCGCCTGCTCGAGGACGCCCGCGTCACCGCGTTCGAGCGCTGGTTCGGCAAGGACCTGCTCGACCACGGCGTCCTCGTCACCCGCCACGAGATCGAGTACCTCGCGCCGCTGCCCTTCCGGCACGCCCCCGTCGCCGTCGACCTGTGGTGCACGCGGGTGACCGCGGCCGCGTTCGACCTCGCGTACGACGTCCGCGACCCCGACGGCGTCGGTGACCTGCACTACGCGCGCGCCGCGACCGGGCTCGTCGTCTACGACTTCACCCGCGCCGCGCCGCGCCGGCTCGCCGCGGACGAGCGCGACGTCCTCACCGCCCGGCTCGCACCCGCGCCCGCCTTCCGGTGGCGGCGCCCGTGA
- the pepN gene encoding aminopeptidase N, whose translation MPGTNLTREEAATRADLVRVDSYDIVLDLTRGPRTFATTTTVRFDAREGAATFLDLVADSVQEVVLNGRSLDAAGVYADSRIALDGLAEHNEVVVRATGLYTNTGEGLHRFVDPVDDEVYLYSQFEVADARRVFAVFEQPDLKATFTWTATVPSHWQVVSVSLTPEPSETFDADGVAARTWTFDATPRLSPYVNALVAGPYDVVRDEARSRKGAVPLAIYARKSLMAHVDADNIFSLTKLGFEFFEKEFDSEYPFAKYDQIFTPEYNAGAMENAGCVTITEVYVFRSKVPDSLVERRGLTILHELAHMWFGDLVTMRWWDDLWLNESFAEWASTVAQAEATDVWADAWTTFQSHEKTWAYQQDQQPSTHPVYADIRDLDDVLVNFDGITYAKGGSILKQLVAYVGRDAFTAGLRTYFRKYAWGNTRFADLLAEFEAGSGRDLSAWSEQWLKTTGVNTLTTELTDQDGTITSAAVLQSAHPDHPTLRPHRIAVGRYEVQDGVLRRVGRHEVDVDGERTELTELVGLPRPDLLLVNDEDLSYAKLHFDDRSLATALEHTAHFEDSLPRSLVIGALWEMVRDGDLAASRLVDVLLECAAVEHQSTVLRTILQTTKQIPSQLITSATTYSTPERRPALVRKVADGLRELAESAEPGSDRQFQLVSAYSRVAHGEQDVARLRGVYDGSQPYPGLELDQDLRWTLLGALAAAGAVGEADVESELQRDATATGRERAYYARAALATPEAKAEAWRLAVEEDGLPNSVVEALAGGFNRATDAPALLGGYVAKWHEMLLPVWTSRSAAIRERIITFFYPMGLAGPELEATTSAWLEAHPDAPPALRRLVVERLDGVRTAVRAQQADAREADARRG comes from the coding sequence CGGCCACCCGCGCCGACCTCGTCCGCGTCGACAGCTACGACATCGTCCTGGACCTCACCCGCGGTCCGCGCACCTTCGCGACGACCACGACCGTGCGCTTCGACGCGCGCGAGGGCGCCGCGACCTTCCTCGACCTCGTCGCGGACTCGGTGCAGGAGGTCGTGCTCAACGGCCGGTCGCTCGACGCCGCGGGCGTCTACGCCGACTCGCGGATCGCCCTCGACGGGCTGGCCGAGCACAACGAGGTCGTGGTCCGGGCCACCGGGCTCTACACCAACACCGGCGAGGGGCTGCACCGCTTCGTCGACCCGGTCGACGACGAGGTCTACCTCTACTCGCAGTTCGAGGTCGCCGACGCGCGCCGCGTCTTCGCCGTCTTCGAGCAGCCCGACCTCAAGGCCACCTTCACGTGGACCGCGACGGTCCCCTCGCACTGGCAGGTCGTCTCCGTCTCCCTCACCCCGGAGCCCTCGGAGACGTTCGACGCCGACGGCGTCGCCGCCCGCACCTGGACCTTCGACGCGACGCCGCGGCTGTCGCCGTACGTCAACGCGCTCGTCGCCGGCCCGTACGACGTCGTGCGCGACGAGGCCCGCTCGCGCAAGGGCGCGGTGCCGCTGGCCATCTACGCGCGCAAGTCGCTCATGGCCCACGTCGACGCCGACAACATCTTCTCGCTGACCAAACTCGGCTTCGAGTTCTTCGAGAAGGAGTTCGACTCCGAGTACCCGTTCGCGAAGTACGACCAGATCTTCACCCCGGAGTACAACGCCGGCGCGATGGAGAACGCCGGCTGCGTGACCATCACCGAGGTCTACGTCTTCCGCTCCAAGGTCCCGGACTCGCTCGTCGAGCGCCGCGGGCTGACGATCCTGCACGAGCTCGCGCACATGTGGTTCGGCGACCTCGTGACGATGCGGTGGTGGGACGACCTGTGGCTCAACGAGTCCTTCGCCGAGTGGGCCTCCACCGTCGCGCAGGCCGAGGCCACCGACGTGTGGGCCGACGCGTGGACGACGTTCCAGAGCCACGAGAAGACGTGGGCCTACCAGCAGGACCAGCAGCCCTCGACGCACCCGGTCTACGCCGACATCCGCGACCTCGACGACGTCCTGGTCAACTTCGACGGCATCACCTACGCCAAGGGCGGCTCGATCCTCAAGCAGCTCGTCGCCTACGTCGGCCGCGACGCCTTCACCGCGGGCCTGCGCACCTACTTCCGCAAGTACGCCTGGGGCAACACCCGCTTCGCCGACCTGCTCGCCGAGTTCGAGGCCGGCTCCGGCCGCGACCTGTCGGCGTGGAGCGAGCAGTGGCTCAAGACGACCGGCGTCAACACGCTGACCACCGAGCTCACCGACCAGGACGGCACGATCACCTCGGCCGCCGTCCTGCAGAGCGCGCACCCGGACCACCCGACGCTGCGCCCGCACCGGATCGCGGTCGGTCGCTACGAGGTGCAGGACGGCGTGCTGCGCCGCGTCGGCCGCCACGAGGTCGACGTCGACGGCGAGCGCACCGAGCTGACCGAGCTCGTCGGCCTGCCCCGCCCCGACCTGCTGCTGGTCAACGACGAGGACCTCAGCTACGCCAAGCTGCACTTCGACGACCGGTCGCTGGCGACGGCGCTGGAGCACACCGCCCACTTCGAGGACAGCCTGCCCCGCTCGCTGGTCATCGGCGCGCTGTGGGAGATGGTCCGCGACGGCGACCTCGCCGCCAGCCGGCTCGTCGACGTCCTGCTCGAGTGCGCCGCGGTGGAGCACCAGTCGACGGTGCTGCGCACGATCCTGCAGACCACCAAGCAGATCCCGTCGCAGCTGATCACCTCGGCGACGACGTACTCCACCCCGGAGCGCCGACCGGCGCTGGTGCGCAAGGTCGCCGACGGCCTGCGCGAGCTGGCCGAGAGCGCCGAGCCCGGCAGCGACCGGCAGTTCCAGCTCGTCAGCGCCTACTCGCGGGTCGCGCACGGCGAGCAGGACGTCGCGCGGCTGCGCGGGGTGTACGACGGCTCGCAGCCCTACCCCGGGCTCGAGCTCGACCAGGACCTGCGCTGGACGCTGCTCGGGGCGCTGGCCGCCGCCGGCGCCGTCGGCGAGGCCGACGTCGAGTCCGAGCTGCAGCGCGACGCCACCGCCACCGGCCGCGAGCGCGCCTACTACGCCCGGGCGGCGCTGGCGACGCCCGAGGCCAAGGCCGAGGCCTGGCGGCTCGCGGTCGAGGAGGACGGCCTGCCGAACTCCGTGGTCGAGGCGCTGGCCGGCGGCTTCAACCGCGCGACCGACGCGCCGGCGCTGCTCGGCGGCTACGTCGCGAAGTGGCACGAGATGCTGCTGCCGGTGTGGACGTCCCGCTCGGCCGCCATCCGCGAGCGGATCATCACGTTCTTCTACCCGATGGGTCTCGCGGGCCCCGAGCTCGAGGCGACGACGTCGGCCTGGCTCGAGGCCCACCCGGACGCTCCCCCGGCGCTGCGCCGCCTTGTCGTCGAGCGCCTCGACGGCGTGCGCACCGCCGTCCGGGCCCAGCAGGCCGACGCGCGGGAGGCTGACGCCCGGCGTGGTTGA
- a CDS encoding glycerophosphodiester phosphodiesterase: protein MARTTTPTTRADDWPYLAAPPLALAHRGGAAWGPNRGIENSLAAFRAAVGLGYRYVETDVHVTADGHLVAFHDDVLDRVTDGHGRLSRLPWSAVRTARIDGREPVPRFAELLEELPTTRLNVDLKSAGAARPLWETIRSHGAEDRVLVASFSDERLAEFRRLSGGRVATAAGPREVALLRFAPLPVLRRAASSLPGIALQVPEVHHLGGVPVRVVTPGLVERAHALGKQVHVWTVDDAADMTRLLDLGVDGLVSDRVDTLQDVLLARGQWR, encoded by the coding sequence GTGGCCCGGACGACGACCCCCACGACCCGCGCGGACGACTGGCCGTACCTCGCCGCTCCCCCGCTCGCCCTCGCCCACCGCGGCGGGGCCGCCTGGGGGCCGAACCGCGGGATCGAGAACAGCCTGGCCGCCTTCCGCGCCGCGGTGGGGCTCGGCTACCGGTACGTCGAGACCGACGTCCACGTCACCGCCGACGGGCACCTCGTCGCCTTCCACGACGACGTCCTCGACCGGGTCACCGACGGGCACGGGCGGCTGTCGCGGCTGCCGTGGTCGGCCGTGCGGACCGCCCGCATCGACGGCCGTGAGCCGGTGCCGCGGTTCGCCGAGCTGCTCGAGGAGCTGCCGACGACCCGCCTCAACGTCGACCTCAAGTCCGCCGGGGCGGCCCGCCCGCTGTGGGAGACGATCCGCTCGCACGGCGCCGAGGACCGGGTCCTCGTCGCGTCGTTCTCCGACGAGCGGCTCGCGGAGTTCCGGCGCCTCAGCGGCGGGCGGGTCGCGACGGCGGCCGGGCCGCGCGAGGTGGCGCTGCTGCGGTTCGCGCCGCTGCCCGTGCTGCGCCGGGCGGCGTCGTCGCTGCCCGGGATCGCGCTGCAGGTGCCGGAGGTGCACCACCTCGGCGGCGTGCCGGTCCGGGTCGTCACCCCGGGGCTCGTCGAGCGTGCCCACGCGCTCGGCAAGCAGGTGCACGTGTGGACCGTCGACGACGCCGCCGACATGACGAGGCTGCTCGACCTCGGCGTCGACGGGCTCGTCAGCGACCGGGTCGACACCCTCCAGGACGTCCTCCTGGCCCGGGGGCAGTGGCGCTGA